Genomic window (Acidobacteriota bacterium):
CATGAAAGCGGCCCTCAAGTGGGTCCTCAACGATCCCAACGTCACCACGGCCGTCCCGGGCTTCACGACGTTCGATCAGCTCAAAGAGGACTGGTCGGTCGTCTCCGACATCCGCCTCACGCCCGAGGAGCTCAAGGACCTCCGGCTGGGAGAGCCGGTGGCGGGGGCGGGCCTCTATTGCCAGCAGTGCGGGCACTGCGTCCCCGGCTGCCCGAAGTCCCTGCCGATCCCCGACCTGATGCGGGGCTACATGTACGCCTACGGCTACCGTAACCTCGAGGCGGCCCACGACCTCGTCAGCTCGCTCGAGATCGACGGCGATCCCTGCGGCTCCTGCGCGTCCTGCTCGGCCGTCTGCGTCAAGGGTTTCGACGTCGCCGGCCGGGTCAGGGACATCGTCAGGCTGCGGGCCGTCCCCGGCGACTTCTTCGCCTAGCGGCCGGGAGCGAAGCCCGGGAGTCCCTGCCTTGCCCCGGCCGGAGGCCCCAGTCCCGACAGGAACGGATAACCCCCTTGACAGTAATATCGTAATGATATTATAGTGATACTAACCAAGGAGGTCCTCATGAACGATATCCAGGAAAAGAACGTTTTCGCCCTCAACGGCTGGGTCATGGTCGGCATCGACCTCGTCGTCGGCCTTATCTGCGTCCTGCAGCTCGTCCCGGCCGTCGCCGACGCCGCCCGGCCCGGGCCGACACCCGTGCTGATCGGGTCCGTGCTGGGCTGCATCCTCGTGTTCCTGACCTTCGGGGGATTCTTCCTGATCCAGCCGAACGAGTCCAAGGTCTTCACCTTCCTCGGCAAGTACGTCGGCAGCGCCAGGACCGCGGGCTTCTTCTGGACCAATCCCTTCGTGGTCAAGAAGAAGGTGACCCTGCGCATCTTCAACTTCAACAGCGAGACGATCAAAGTCAATGACGCCCTCGGCAACCCGATCGAGATCGCCGCGGTCGTCGTCTGGCGCGTCGTCGATTCGGCCAAGGCCCTGTTCAACGTCGAGAGCTACCAGAACTTCGTGGCCATCCAGAGCGAGACGGCCATCCGCCAGCTGGCCACGCATTATCCGTACGACGCCCATGACAAGGACACCGAGTCCCTGCGGGCCAACCCCGACGAGATCGCGTCCAAGCTCAAGGACCACGTCCAGAACCGCCTCGACGCGGCCGGCATCCACGTCGTCGAGGCCCGGCTGTCGCACCTGGCCTACGCTCCAGAGATCGCCCAGGCCATGCTCCGGCGCCAGCAGGCCGAGGCCATCATCGCCGCCCGGGCCAAGATCGTCGACGGCGCCGTGGGCATGGTCGAGATGGCCCTGCGCAGCCTCGAGGCCCAGGGGGTCGTCAAGCTCGACGAGGAGCGGAAGGCGGCCATGGTCAACAACCTGCTCGTCGCCCTCGTCTCCGAGTCCGAGGCCCAGCCGATCATCAATACGGGGACGCTCTACGCCTGAGAGGCCGTGAGCCTTGGCCGATAAGAAGAAGTTCCTTCTGCGGCTCGACGCCGAGCTCTACGACGCCCTCGAGAAGTGGGCGGCCGACGAGATGCGGAGCATCAACGCCCAGATGGAATATGTCCTCAAGGAAGCGGTCCGGAAGGCGCGCCGCCTGCCGCGGGGACAGGAGAAGCCCAAATGAAGATCTTCGTCCGGGTCCTCGTCTGGACCGCCCTGGCGATCGTCGCCCTGCTCCTCGTGATGTTCTGACGGCGGGGAGACGCTCCGGCGCCGTTGACATCACGGCGGGCGTGTTCTACCTTTGAAAGGACGATCCCCGGGAGCGGGACATGAAGATGACAATGAGCCGGAAGCGCGTCGTTCAGGCGGTCATCGTCGCCGCCTTCTCGGTCCTGGCCGTCCTGGCGCTCTTCGTCGGGCGGCCGGGCCGCGAAGCGAAGAACCGGGTCGACCTGACGGCCGGCCCGGCCGGGCCGGCGCCGCTCCGCGAGGAGACGACCCTCCGGAACGTCACCAAGAAACCCGTCTCCTACACGATCATGCCCGGCCGCCCCGGCACGGTCGCCCATACCCGGACGCTGGCCGTCGGCGCAGTGGACCGCATCGCCACGGCCGACCCGGTCGAGATCAGCTTCGACAGCGGCCGGCGGACCATGACCTATCTCGTCCACCCGGGCAAGCCGTACTCCTTCCGCTATGACGAGAGCGGCGTCATCCGGATCTACCCGGGCTCCCACGGCCGCGAGGACGCGGCCGATCTCGCGCCGTTCGTCCCGACCCCTCCCGAGGTCGTGGCCCGGATGATCGAGCTGGCTGACATCGGCCCGAAGGACGTCGTCTACGACCTCGGGTGCGGCGACGGCCGGATGGTCATCGCCGCGGCCAAGGCCCGGGGCTGCCGCGGCGTCGGCATCGAGATCGATCCCGCGCTCCTCGACGAGTGCCGGGCCTCGGCTAAACGCGAAGGCGTCGACCATCTGGTCCGCTTCCTGCAGCTGGACGCCACGAAGGCCGGCCTGGCCGAGGCCACGGTCCTGCTGCTCTACCTGCTGCCGGAATCCCTCGAGGCCCTCACCCCCGCCTTCGAGCGGGACCTGCCGCCGGGGGCCCGGATCGTCTCCCATGATTACCGGATCCCCGGCTGGGACGCCCGCATCGTCCGGACCGAGGTCCTGCCCGGCCAGGGCGGCCGCGACCATCGGGTGATCCTCTATCGCTGGCCGGGGAAGCGATGAGCGCCCTGGTCCGCCGCCTGGCCGGGTTCTGCCGCGAACATACGCTCGACGAGAAGGTCCTGGTCGTTCCCTCGTTCGTTTCCGGCCGCGAGACCGGCGAGTCCCTGGCGCGCGAAGCGGGGGCCTGGGTCAACCTCCGCTTCGTCACGACGCCGGGGCTCGCGGCCGAGGCCCTGCAGTGGGGCGGGGAAGAGGCCGCGGCCCGGCCCATGACCGCCACGGCCGAGCTGGCCCTGACCGACCGGCTGTTCCGCGAGCTCCTGGCCGAGGGCCGGCTCGAGTACTTCCGCCGGGCAGGCGCGTCGCCGGGGCTGTCTCAGGCGCTCCACCGGGCCGTCCGCGAGCTCCGCCTCGACGGCCGGACCAGCGCCGACCTCCGGCCCGACCGTTTCCTGGTGAAGGCGAAGGGCCGCGAATTGGCCCTGCTCCTCGGCCGCTACGAGCGGGCCCTCGAGGAAGCGGGCCTCCTCGACCTGGCCGGGCTCTTCGCCGCGGCGGCCCGGGCCTCGTCCCGCGGCCCGGCCGACCGGCCGTGGCTCCTCTGTCCGGCGGACCTGCCGCTCAGCCGCCTCGAGGCCGACCTGGTCCGAAGCGCGGCGGCGGACCGTCTCGTCCTCGTTCCGGGCGAGCCTGTCTTCGGTTTGGAGGAACCGCGCTCCCCCTGGCCGTCCCGGCCCGCGGCGGATCCCGCGGCGGCCGGCCGCCTGTCCTGGCTCTTCGACCCGCGCCGGGCGGTCCCCGCCGGGATAGCCGGAGAGACGGAGATCGACATATTCCGGGCCCTCGGCCCGGCCAACGAGTGCCGAGAGATCCTGCGCCGGCTCTACGACGGACGCGTCCCCTTCGATCAGGCCGAGGTCCTGGCGCCTCCGGGATCGGCCCACGCGACGGTCTTCTACCTCCTGGCGGCCCGCACGAACCTGCCGGTCACGTTCGGGGACGGCATCCCCGTTTCCTTCACCTCGCCCGGCCGGCTGTTCTTCGGGCTGGCCGCCTGGCTGGCGGACGACTTCTCGAGCGACATCCTCTGCCGCCTGCTCGAGAACGGGGACCTCGTGCTCCCGGCCGGCCCGTCGGGGTCGCCGCTCGCGGCCCGCGCCGCCTGCCGCCATCTCCGGACCGCCATGATCGGGTGGGGCCGGGACCGTTATGCCGACCGGCTGGCCGCCCTTCGGGAGGGCAAGAAGGCCGACCTCGAAGCCCTGAAGGATCGCCCTGACGACGGCGAGGACGACGAGGCCGCGAACGGGGAAGGGCGGCGGGCCGGCCTGCTTGCGGCCATCGCCGAGATCGGATCGCTCGCATCAGCCGTCGACCTGATCCTGGCCCTCATCCCGGAGCCGGATGCGGCCGGCGAATGCGG
Coding sequences:
- a CDS encoding SPFH domain-containing protein, which translates into the protein MNDIQEKNVFALNGWVMVGIDLVVGLICVLQLVPAVADAARPGPTPVLIGSVLGCILVFLTFGGFFLIQPNESKVFTFLGKYVGSARTAGFFWTNPFVVKKKVTLRIFNFNSETIKVNDALGNPIEIAAVVVWRVVDSAKALFNVESYQNFVAIQSETAIRQLATHYPYDAHDKDTESLRANPDEIASKLKDHVQNRLDAAGIHVVEARLSHLAYAPEIAQAMLRRQQAEAIIAARAKIVDGAVGMVEMALRSLEAQGVVKLDEERKAAMVNNLLVALVSESEAQPIINTGTLYA
- a CDS encoding methyltransferase domain-containing protein; the protein is MKMTMSRKRVVQAVIVAAFSVLAVLALFVGRPGREAKNRVDLTAGPAGPAPLREETTLRNVTKKPVSYTIMPGRPGTVAHTRTLAVGAVDRIATADPVEISFDSGRRTMTYLVHPGKPYSFRYDESGVIRIYPGSHGREDAADLAPFVPTPPEVVARMIELADIGPKDVVYDLGCGDGRMVIAAAKARGCRGVGIEIDPALLDECRASAKREGVDHLVRFLQLDATKAGLAEATVLLLYLLPESLEALTPAFERDLPPGARIVSHDYRIPGWDARIVRTEVLPGQGGRDHRVILYRWPGKR